The following are encoded together in the Erpetoichthys calabaricus chromosome 16, fErpCal1.3, whole genome shotgun sequence genome:
- the snapc1b gene encoding snRNA-activating protein complex subunit 1b isoform X1: MDVNLEHALKNDCKTLLSRFQQTESVRYEEFSTVWRDMKFSTIFYGKLQPTEMRCFTKEVLSIATYYFFPPYSFQIRVGGLYLLYGLYHSQLCDPKEKIRIALKDWEEVVKFQHDIVNAQHYDTAYVLKKMFSAKAFYFTAMPRLLYYRTKQKVNKHAVCEDFRERTWKINSLVTEDSLEEILNVHEHYQKMKCAISRDKTQPDRILRLLTEDFPQELQNTISSFNRWLDEQKKKSTEKRPREKQQEDDGECEDMSRETEASARARMLANIKSRSFSNVAEASKSRRHRQAELGSSESGSDHGVQRKSSTKRKSLACRTKLAQKKSGVKQEVGMETAGQRFSMPVISEESDEERAVNRPPKKKRLS; encoded by the exons ATGGATGTAAACCTAGAACATGCATTGAAGAATGACTGCAAAACCTTGCTTAGCAGATTCCAGCAAACGGAATCTGTCCGATATGAAGAATTTTCAACCGTCTGGAGAGACATGAAGTTTTCCACTATATTCTA tgGAAAACTGCAACCAACTGAGATGCGATGCTTTACCAAAGAAGTGCTTTCAATTGCCACCTATTACTTCTTTCCACCTTACAGTTTTCAAATCAGAGTTGGTGGACTGTATTTATTGTATGGACTTTATCACTCTCAACTCTGTGACCCAAAGGAAAAG atACGCATTGCCCTCAAAGACTGGGAAGAAGTGGTTAAGTTCCAGCATGATATTGTTAATGCTCAGCACTATGACACGGCTTATGTCCTGAAGAAGATGTTTTCTGCCAAAGCATTTTATTTCACCGCGATGCCTAGGCtt TTGTACTACAGAACAAAGCAGAAAGTAAACAAGCATGCAGTGTGTGAGGATTTCCGAGAGAGGACATGGAAAATAAATTCACTTGTTACAGAAGATAGCTTAGAG GAAATTCTTAATGTACATGAGCATTACCAGAAGATGAAGTGCGCCATCTCTAGAGATAAAACGCAGCCTGACAGAATCCTCCGTCTCCTCACTGAAGATTTTCCACAGGAGCTTCAGAATACCATTTCCTCATTCAACAGATGGCTAGACGAACAGAAG AAAAAATCAACAGAAAAGAGACCCAGAGAAAAACAACAAGAAGATGATGGTGAATGTGAAGATATGTCTCGTGAGACTGAG GCATCTGCACGAGCACGTATGTTAGCAAACATTAAATCCAGATCTTTCAGTAATGTGGCTGAG GCCTCCAAATCACGAAGACATCGACAGGCAGAACTAGGGTCATCAGAATCAGGCTCGGACCATGGAGTGCAACGAAAGAGCAGTACGAAAAGGAAGAGTTTAGCATGCAGAACAAAACTagctcaaaagaaat CTGGTGTGAAGCAGGAGGTTGGTATGGAAACTGCTGGTCAGCGTTTTAGCATGCCTGTGATATCAGAGGAGAGTGATGAGGAGAGAG cAGTTAACAGGCCCCCAAAAAAGAAGAGGCTTTCTTGA
- the snapc1b gene encoding snRNA-activating protein complex subunit 1b isoform X2 has product MDVNLEHALKNDCKTLLSRFQQTESVRYEEFSTVWRDMKFSTIFYGKLQPTEMRCFTKEVLSIATYYFFPPYSFQIRVGGLYLLYGLYHSQLCDPKEKIRIALKDWEEVVKFQHDIVNAQHYDTAYVLKKMFSAKAFYFTAMPRLLYYRTKQKVNKHAVCEDFRERTWKINSLVTEDSLEEILNVHEHYQKMKCAISRDKTQPDRILRLLTEDFPQELQNTISSFNRWLDEQKKKSTEKRPREKQQEDDGECEDMSRETEASARARMLANIKSRSFSNVAEASKSRRHRQAELGSSESGSDHGVQRKSSTKRKSLACRTKLAQKKSGVKQEVGMETAGQRFSMPVISEESDEERVNRPPKKKRLS; this is encoded by the exons ATGGATGTAAACCTAGAACATGCATTGAAGAATGACTGCAAAACCTTGCTTAGCAGATTCCAGCAAACGGAATCTGTCCGATATGAAGAATTTTCAACCGTCTGGAGAGACATGAAGTTTTCCACTATATTCTA tgGAAAACTGCAACCAACTGAGATGCGATGCTTTACCAAAGAAGTGCTTTCAATTGCCACCTATTACTTCTTTCCACCTTACAGTTTTCAAATCAGAGTTGGTGGACTGTATTTATTGTATGGACTTTATCACTCTCAACTCTGTGACCCAAAGGAAAAG atACGCATTGCCCTCAAAGACTGGGAAGAAGTGGTTAAGTTCCAGCATGATATTGTTAATGCTCAGCACTATGACACGGCTTATGTCCTGAAGAAGATGTTTTCTGCCAAAGCATTTTATTTCACCGCGATGCCTAGGCtt TTGTACTACAGAACAAAGCAGAAAGTAAACAAGCATGCAGTGTGTGAGGATTTCCGAGAGAGGACATGGAAAATAAATTCACTTGTTACAGAAGATAGCTTAGAG GAAATTCTTAATGTACATGAGCATTACCAGAAGATGAAGTGCGCCATCTCTAGAGATAAAACGCAGCCTGACAGAATCCTCCGTCTCCTCACTGAAGATTTTCCACAGGAGCTTCAGAATACCATTTCCTCATTCAACAGATGGCTAGACGAACAGAAG AAAAAATCAACAGAAAAGAGACCCAGAGAAAAACAACAAGAAGATGATGGTGAATGTGAAGATATGTCTCGTGAGACTGAG GCATCTGCACGAGCACGTATGTTAGCAAACATTAAATCCAGATCTTTCAGTAATGTGGCTGAG GCCTCCAAATCACGAAGACATCGACAGGCAGAACTAGGGTCATCAGAATCAGGCTCGGACCATGGAGTGCAACGAAAGAGCAGTACGAAAAGGAAGAGTTTAGCATGCAGAACAAAACTagctcaaaagaaat CTGGTGTGAAGCAGGAGGTTGGTATGGAAACTGCTGGTCAGCGTTTTAGCATGCCTGTGATATCAGAGGAGAGTGATGAGGAGAGAG TTAACAGGCCCCCAAAAAAGAAGAGGCTTTCTTGA